A region of Deinococcus rubellus DNA encodes the following proteins:
- the accC gene encoding acetyl-CoA carboxylase biotin carboxylase subunit → MFKKILIANRGEIALRIMRTAREMGIQTVVVYSQADEASLPVLLADESVCVGPAASSASYLNIPNILSAALMTGAEAIHPGYGFMAENPDFAEMCREHGIVFIGPTPESMRALGSKAGGREIAALSNVPVVPGTGVLEGTDAALLAAKQIGYPVLLKASAGGGGRGQKIVRTQDELKSAFAQAQEEARLYFSDPAIIMEKFLEEFRHVEVQVMGDGQGHVIHIGERDCSIQRRNQKLIEEAPSNLPATLRQEILDAGVRLAKHVNYAGAGTLEFIVDRDGGFYFMEMNTRIQVEHCVSEMISGLDFVKMQLQIAAGEGLALTQDDIVLRGHAIECRLNAEDPDKDFRPAAGKIEEVYFPGGPGVRVDSHIYEGYVIPPHYDSLIGKLIVWHETREQAIPRMKRALQEAVIGGPKTTIPLYIRIMDNPFYKRGAVMTNFLKTRMDM, encoded by the coding sequence CTCATTGCCAACCGGGGCGAGATCGCCCTCAGGATCATGCGGACGGCCCGCGAGATGGGCATTCAGACCGTCGTGGTCTACTCGCAGGCCGACGAGGCCAGCCTGCCGGTGCTGCTGGCCGACGAGTCGGTGTGTGTCGGTCCCGCCGCCTCCAGCGCCTCCTACCTCAACATTCCCAATATCCTCTCGGCGGCGCTGATGACCGGGGCCGAGGCCATTCACCCCGGCTACGGCTTCATGGCCGAGAACCCTGATTTCGCCGAGATGTGCCGCGAGCACGGCATCGTCTTTATCGGTCCCACCCCCGAGAGCATGCGGGCGCTGGGGTCAAAAGCGGGTGGACGCGAAATTGCAGCGCTGAGTAATGTGCCAGTGGTGCCGGGGACGGGTGTGCTGGAAGGCACCGACGCGGCGCTGCTGGCGGCCAAGCAGATCGGCTACCCGGTGCTGCTCAAGGCCAGCGCGGGCGGCGGCGGGCGCGGCCAGAAAATCGTGCGCACCCAGGACGAGCTCAAGTCCGCCTTCGCCCAAGCGCAGGAAGAAGCGCGGCTGTATTTCAGCGACCCGGCCATTATCATGGAGAAGTTTCTGGAAGAATTCCGGCACGTCGAGGTGCAGGTGATGGGCGACGGACAGGGCCACGTCATCCACATCGGCGAGCGTGACTGCTCGATTCAGCGCCGCAACCAGAAACTCATTGAGGAAGCGCCCAGTAACCTGCCCGCCACCCTGCGCCAGGAGATTCTGGACGCGGGTGTGCGCCTCGCCAAGCATGTCAACTACGCTGGGGCTGGGACGCTGGAATTCATCGTGGACCGTGACGGCGGCTTTTACTTCATGGAGATGAACACCCGTATTCAGGTTGAGCACTGCGTTTCCGAGATGATCTCGGGCCTGGATTTCGTGAAGATGCAGCTTCAGATCGCGGCGGGCGAGGGGCTGGCGCTGACGCAGGACGACATCGTGCTGCGCGGCCACGCCATCGAGTGCCGCCTCAACGCCGAGGACCCCGACAAGGATTTTCGCCCGGCGGCGGGCAAGATCGAGGAGGTCTACTTTCCCGGCGGCCCCGGCGTGCGGGTCGATAGCCACATCTACGAGGGCTACGTCATTCCGCCGCACTACGACTCGCTGATCGGCAAATTGATCGTGTGGCACGAGACCCGCGAGCAGGCCATTCCCAGAATGAAACGCGCCCTGCAAGAAGCGGTGAT